A single genomic interval of Cucumis sativus cultivar 9930 chromosome 7, Cucumber_9930_V3, whole genome shotgun sequence harbors:
- the LOC101207783 gene encoding uncharacterized protein LOC101207783 isoform X1 — translation MSFSMMGSSGCEILIRNSHQKTVKLQLFHEKEKQMVFKFSKSGCNPARALLSKHEATEFEERTSPIEVRTEISKCYELINRLGKGVVYLGSSRMGPDHAHYKQAFELSREISELLDCTTWSGVGPGLMDAVTKGALQAGNPVGGFKIGRESGEWTSSKFHPYLPTETYFTCRFFSARKHGLVDAAVRSCSSDRTAFVTLPGGIGTFDEVFEILALIQLRRIGSKLPVPFLLMNYDSFYSKLLEFFNDCENWGTLAKGEVDSLWKVCDNNADAVAYLSSFYSLCDQDRVKNEVGLESTH, via the exons ATGAGTTTCTCCATGATGGGTTCTTCGGGATGTGAAATTTTGATCCGAAATTCTCACCAGAAGACTGTGAAGTTACAGTTGTTCCATGAAAAAGAGAAGCAGATGGTGTTCAAGTTCTCCAAATCTGGCTGTAACCCTGCGAGAGCTCTACTTAGTAAGCATGAAGCGACTGAGTTTGAAGAGAGGACAAGTCCCATCGAG GTCAGAACGGAGATATCAAAATGCTATGAATTAATAAACAGATTAGGGAAAGGAGTTGTTTATCTTGGATCTTCAAGAATGGGGCCTGATCATGCTCATTACAAGCAAGCTTTCGAATTGAGTAGAGAG ATTTCAGAACTTTTGGATTGCACTACTTGGTCAGGTGTCGGTCCGGGTCTTATGGATGCAGTTACAAAAGGTGCTTTACAGGCAGGAAACCCCGTAGGCGGATTCAAAATCGGTAGAGAATCTGGTGAATGGACATCCTCAAAGTTTCATCCATACCTACCTACAGAAACTTATTTTACTTGCAG GTTCTTCTCTGCAAGAAAGCACGGGCTTGTTGATGCTGCAGTTAGAAGCTGTAGTTCTGATAGGACTGCTTTTGTTACTCTTCCGGGCGGCATTGGTACTTTCGATGAGGTGTTTGAGATTCTAGCTTTGATTCAGCTTAGAAGAATAGGGTCAAAACTTCCAGTTCCGTTCCTATTGATGAATTACGACTCTTTCTACTCAAAGTTACTCGAATTTTTTAACGATTGTGAAAACTGGGGTACCTTGGCAAAGGGAGAGGTCGATTCTCTTTGGAAGGTCTGTGACAATAACGCGGATGCTGTGGCGTACTTGTCTAGTTTTTACAGTTTGTGTGATCAAGATAGAGTGAAGAATGAAGTTGGATTGGAAAGCACACATTGA
- the LOC101217309 gene encoding beta-1,2-xylosyltransferase, producing MNAKTQALLLKIFFLLFAFNTLTLCIYFTSHSKPSPPTSPHRNPTSDNRFPFPENSHSSKPWPILPSYLPWSPSPVPPRSCEAYFGNGFTLRTDLFKPKLAGKLAGWFRCWYSETLESSICEGGRVRMWPERIFMSRGGERIEEVIGRKEEMELPEFRSGAFELDGGEERVLADEKFLDRFVQEGEVQRHTMRALFGSFRVVSESDFGCQEWIEEPVLLVTRFEYANLFHTITDWYSAYVASRVVGLPNRPHLIFIDGHCKTPLEETWKALFSSLRYAKNFSSPVCFRHVIFSPLGYETALFKGLSEGINCHGGSSHDLWLKPDDHKTARLSEFGEMVRAAFGFPVDRQVERSTSFHNVLFVRREDYLAHPRHGGRVESRLTNEQEVFNALQNWASNHRECRINLVNGLFAHMSMKEQLRAIQDASVIIGAHGAGLTHIISALPKTVILEIISSLFRRPHFALIAQWKGLDYHAINLSGSHADPEVVIEHLSRIMASLGC from the exons ATGAACGCCAAAACCCAAGCTCTGTTACTCAAgatcttcttccttctcttcgCTTTCAACACCCTAACTCTCTGCATTTACTTCACTTCCCACTCCAAACCCTCCCCTCCCACTTCCCCTCATCGGAACCCCACTTCCGATAACCGCTTCCCCTTCCCGGAAAACTCACATTCTTCCAAGCCCTGGCCCATCTTACCTTCTTATCTCCCTTGGTCTCCCTCCCCTGTCCCTCCGCGTTCCTGTGAGGCCTATTTTGGCAATGGCTTCACTCTCCGTACAGATCTTTTCAAACCTAAACTCGCCGGGAAACTCGCCGGGTGGTTCCGCTGTTGGTATAGTGAGACTCTTGAGAGTTCGATATGTGAAGGAGGGAGAGTGCGAATGTGGCCAGAGAGGATCTTTATGTCCCGTGGAGGTGAGCGGATTGAAGAAGTGATaggaagaaaggaagagaTGGAGTTGCCGGAATTTCGCAGTGGCGCTTTTGAGCTTGACGGTGGCGAGGAAAGGGTTCTTGCCGATGAGAAGTTTCTTGATCGGTTTGTACAGGAAGGGGAAGTTCAGAGGCACACTATGCGCGCATTGTTTGGATCGTTTCGAGTTGTTTCTGAGAGTGACTTCGGATGCCAAGAG TGGATCGAGGAGCCTGTGCTTCTGGTGACGAGGTTTGAGTATGCAAATCTTTTTCACACTATTACAGATTGGTATAGTGCTTATGTGGCTTCGAGAGTCGTCGGGTTGCCTAATCGACCTCATCTGATTTTCATCGACGGTCATTGTAAG ACACCTTTGGAAGAGACATGGAAGGCATTGTTTTCAAGTCTTAGATATGCCAAAAATTTCAGCAGTCCGGTTTGTTTTCGCCACGTGATCTTCTCGCCTCTCGGATATGAAACTGCGTTATTCAAGGGTCTGTCTGAGGGTATCAATTGTCATGGAGGGTCATCTCATGATCTTTGGCTAAAACCTGATGACCATAAAACTGCTAGATTATCTGAGTTTGGAGAAATGGTTAGAGCAGCTTTTGGTTTCCCAGTTGACAGACAAGTTGAAAGGTCAACCTCATTCCACAACGTTCTCTTTGTGCGCCGTGAGGATTATTTAGCGCATCCTCGACATGGTGGTAGAGTTGAATCCAGACTTACTAATGAACAAGAAGTCTTTAATGCTTTGCAGAACTGGGCATCTAACCACAGAGAGTGTAGGATAAACTTAGTGAATGGGTTGTTTGCACACATGTCGATGAAGGAACAACTTCGAGCAATCCAAGATGCCTCTGTCATTATCGGGGCTCATGGTGCAGGCCTTACTCACATAATATCTGCCTTACCAAAAACCGTGATCTTGGAAATCATCAGCAGTCTATTTAGAAGACCCCATTTTGCGTTGATTGCTCAATGGAAAGGCTTGGATTACCATGCCATCAATCTCTCAGGATCACATGCCGATCCAGAAGTTGTTATCGAACACCTTTCGCGCATCATGGCGAGCCTTGGATGCTGA
- the LOC101207783 gene encoding uncharacterized protein LOC101207783 isoform X2: MKKRSRWCSSSPNLAVTLRELYLVSMKRLSLKRGQVPSRTEISKCYELINRLGKGVVYLGSSRMGPDHAHYKQAFELSREISELLDCTTWSGVGPGLMDAVTKGALQAGNPVGGFKIGRESGEWTSSKFHPYLPTETYFTCRFFSARKHGLVDAAVRSCSSDRTAFVTLPGGIGTFDEVFEILALIQLRRIGSKLPVPFLLMNYDSFYSKLLEFFNDCENWGTLAKGEVDSLWKVCDNNADAVAYLSSFYSLCDQDRVKNEVGLESTH; encoded by the exons ATGAAAAAGAGAAGCAGATGGTGTTCAAGTTCTCCAAATCTGGCTGTAACCCTGCGAGAGCTCTACTTAGTAAGCATGAAGCGACTGAGTTTGAAGAGAGGACAAGTCCCATCGAG AACGGAGATATCAAAATGCTATGAATTAATAAACAGATTAGGGAAAGGAGTTGTTTATCTTGGATCTTCAAGAATGGGGCCTGATCATGCTCATTACAAGCAAGCTTTCGAATTGAGTAGAGAG ATTTCAGAACTTTTGGATTGCACTACTTGGTCAGGTGTCGGTCCGGGTCTTATGGATGCAGTTACAAAAGGTGCTTTACAGGCAGGAAACCCCGTAGGCGGATTCAAAATCGGTAGAGAATCTGGTGAATGGACATCCTCAAAGTTTCATCCATACCTACCTACAGAAACTTATTTTACTTGCAG GTTCTTCTCTGCAAGAAAGCACGGGCTTGTTGATGCTGCAGTTAGAAGCTGTAGTTCTGATAGGACTGCTTTTGTTACTCTTCCGGGCGGCATTGGTACTTTCGATGAGGTGTTTGAGATTCTAGCTTTGATTCAGCTTAGAAGAATAGGGTCAAAACTTCCAGTTCCGTTCCTATTGATGAATTACGACTCTTTCTACTCAAAGTTACTCGAATTTTTTAACGATTGTGAAAACTGGGGTACCTTGGCAAAGGGAGAGGTCGATTCTCTTTGGAAGGTCTGTGACAATAACGCGGATGCTGTGGCGTACTTGTCTAGTTTTTACAGTTTGTGTGATCAAGATAGAGTGAAGAATGAAGTTGGATTGGAAAGCACACATTGA